In Aspergillus nidulans FGSC A4 chromosome II, the genomic stretch AAGCGCTTACACTACGGAGTAACCTCCCAGGCTCATGTAAGTTGCGCACGGGGATATAACAATGGGGCAAGTATCCTTACAAGGTATTTGCCCGCTTCGCGTCAAAGGATTTTCTTGCGATTGGCGTTGCATGCACTCCTGACTCGTGCAGACAGTAACAACGTTGCAACGGCATACTCCCTCCTTGGAAATAGCGTCTTGCTTGAATCCTTGCCATATTCTATTCGCGGCCTAGGTCAATATGCAACTGTAAGCGACGTGCAAAACATCCTCGTACCGAAACTTGACTAGCATAGAGCGGTACGAGATTTATCGTCCTAGTGTGAAGGCAATTTCCCAGGGTTTCCAACTGCGGTACTCGAATTCACCTTGAAATGACTGAGAAAACAACCGAAATGATGTTGCCAATCGAATAGTTTGTTCCAGCGAAGCGATCCCTGCTTGATAGAAGAGCTATATAGAGCAGGTATCGCAGACAAAGCAGGCTCGGCATACTACCCGCTACCGGTAATGTGGGAGATGAATTGCGCGTCTTCAACCCCTTTACACGAATTAGTTCCTGTCGTACTTCCAGAAAGAAACACTGCAGGGACCCACAGAGACTGGTAAATAAGGCTCATGGGCATTTTCTCGTCTAGCAAGGAGGCAATGGCCCGTTGTTGCACCTTGAGTAGGGCTTTTGGGGGCTAGCCGGCTAGGTGCCTTCGACGAAGGAAGATGCGCGATATTAAAGCGTGAAAAGTCAATTGCTGTGGATAAGTTACCGATGTCAAGCAGGGGTTGCTTGACAACTCAGCCAGCCGGGGGTAGATAACTTCCAGGAGAGCCGAGGACCAGCTTGTGAGCATGCAGTGGTATTGTCGCtctcgaagaggaagcaCGTGAGGATGCTGGAATCTTTTGGCAACACATGACGTAGCTCGGCATTGTGCAATTCGAACCTCACTGTTTGAACTTGTAGTCACAGCTTCAAAGGCCTCAGCTTGTCATGAAAATTAATGCCGGATGGTATTATTGTTGTCACTGAAATTTCTACCTGAAGATCCTGTAGCACAGGCAGGGACCATGCATAACCAACCATTGAATTTCTTGTTGGCATCAACTCGCTTATGCAGCgcctcagcggcagcctACAGCTTCATCAGCCCTTTCCAGGTTGCAACTCCACAGGTACAAACCACAGCCCGGCCAAGTCTCGAGCCTTGCACATCGTAAAGGGGCCTTGTCTGAAATTGATGATGAAGTGGTCTCTAATCCATCTTCCACAATTTCAGATCTTGAGAGCTGGAATCCAAAAGGTCAGTGATCTACGTGCTAGTACACTGGGATCCTGGCTCTGTTTGATGCGCTTTTAGAGGACCGACGGTAGCGTACCGCTTTAGCCTCTTTTCTTGCTGCAGATTCCCTTTTGTACAAATTtatttctttattttttttttttatttttttttttttagcgTCATGCTAACAAGCGAGCGCCTGGATAGACTTGCCACCATTTTCATATGTCTCTCCGGACTCAAGGACCGACGGCCTGCTCATATTGAATCCCGCCCCATGGCCTAGCAGTGCCACTGGAAATGTATGTGTTTAGGCGACCAGAACCCGACAAGGGGATAATGGACGCCGTCGGCGTTAGGGCCCAAACCAAGAGCAGACCAGCGCCAGCATTGTTCTTTTGGTTCCTGCCAGCATGATAGCGGAGACCTTGGCCCGCCTTGCTCGAAGGAATCATAGCGGGCACGGGAGCTTGGTTGATTGGCGTAACCGGTACTTTGTAACGATGATCTTGATCATCGTTCACCCAGATTTGATCTCTTTATAGCTCCGTGGCGGGCCTAGGTCCGAGCGGCGGCATGGAAACTGAGAAGGGAATCAGCGGCCAGTATGCTCACTTAGGCTGGTCCTCCCATTCGCCGATTACACCCGACAGGGCTTTGGCGAGGTCCAAGGTGTGAAGGAGTCGGCCATGATAGGGCAAGCAATCTCAGTATACGCACGGATAGATTGGATCTAGACTCCATCGGACCAATAACCTTTCAACCGGAGATTTTCCCATTTTGCTGGAACGATGGGCGAATCTGGTACGGAGTGGTATATGCCATTATTGCCAGAGGGAATAGTCCACTGTCCACACCGAAGCTGAAAGATACTGACCCGATGCTGCACGGAGAATCGCAGATTATCCCCGGCCAAGGGGTGGTTTATGGGGCCAGTACGGAAACAATGAGATTCTAATAATAACGAGGCTGTAGATCCGATCGCCAAAACTCGAGACTCAACCGGGCAGGCCGGCAACATCAAAATGGAAGTCAAAGATTCCTGAAACCGGGATTTAGTCTCACCTTTCACTGTGCTGCAGGAGCCATCCACGGGTGTTTCCACTTAGCGCAGCCATCCCCGCGAACGACCAGGACGAACTGCGAAACAAAGCTAGTCTCACTCTCAAGTCCCTTACGGCTATCTTTTACACTGGAGGACGGGAGTGTATTTCAAGAAGCGGCCACACTGTCTCGAGGCTGCCCAGGGGACAGAAAAACTACTATCAGAAGTGGTCCCAGTTTATCTTCAATACTGATACCGGCATGGTCCTAATAAGGA encodes the following:
- a CDS encoding uncharacterized protein (transcript_id=CADANIAT00004217), translated to MIPSSKAGQGLRYHAGRNQKNNAGAGLLLVWALTPTASIIPLSGSGRLNTYISSGTARPWGGIQYEQAVGP